The following coding sequences lie in one Fusarium poae strain DAOMC 252244 chromosome 1, whole genome shotgun sequence genomic window:
- a CDS encoding hypothetical protein (BUSCO:53260at5125), whose amino-acid sequence MSSPSDVDMGGAGTARANEPFTVEENIRQLNAVDQQIVQLMKHTATALNALTIPHTPESNQTHDPAYEPPKPSLDPPAQKDAFRSATDSFLTALHAVDVKMKRQIFALEEASIVNLAPPQRHENNGPIMASQKPNGVGAVGNIGAGWLNSRGTRVERDMEAELWDKAKGFLKKNEPAQ is encoded by the coding sequence ATGTCATCTCCAAGCGACGTTGACATGGGAGGGGCCGGAACGGCACGCGCAAACGAGCCCTTCACCGTGGAAGAAAACATCCGACAGCTTAATGCCGTCGATCAACAAATTGTCCAGCTCATGAAGCACACTGCCACAGCCCTCAACGCACTCACAATACCTCACACTCCAGAGTCCAACCAAACCCATGACCCAGCATATGAACCTCCTAAGCCATCACTGGACCCCCCCGCCCAAAAGGATGCTTTCCGCTCAGCGACAGATTCGTTTCTTACTGCACTACACGCTGTCGACGTCAAGATGAAACGACAAATATTCGCTCTCGAGGAGGCTAGTATCGTCAATCTTGCCCCCCCGCAGCGCCATGAAAACAATGGGCCTATTATGGCATCTCAGAAGCCGAATGGGGTGGGAGCTGTAGGCAATATTGGCGCAGGCTGGCTCAACAGTCGAGGTACGAGAGTGGAGAGAGACATGGAGGCAGAGCTTTGGGATAAAGCTAAGGGTTTTTTGAAGAAGAACGAACCTGCTCAATAG
- a CDS encoding hypothetical protein (BUSCO:24252at5125), whose product MDVEESPWADSSQASQQASQPEASASASQSTPAPASSSAPRPSRGPRRLVAQPTRLEAVDDPLGPLGAVPEDNGPAQDAPPVPPQKEQMVIRTTMPQPQQQQRRPADPNHIDDEENDGPKAPRAPPPVDAAQPSAVRSSNQPSVSIEQAAKPTFQIYVGDPHKVGDLTSSHIVYSVRTKTTSKGYKQPEFEVKRRYRDFLWLYNTLHGNNPGIVVPPPPDKQAVGRFDSNFVESRRAALEKMLNKTAIHPTLQHDPDLKLFLESETFNVDIKHKERREPIPTESKGVLGSLGINVGGGNKFVEQDDWFHDRKVYLDALENQLKGLLKAMETMVGQRKMMAEAAGDFSASLHALSTVELSPSLSGPLDALSELQLTIRDVYDRQAQQDVLTFGIILEEYIRLIGSVKMAFSQRQKAFYSWHTAESELQKKKATQDKLLRQGKSQQDRLNQMSAEVGESERKVHQARLLFEDMGRLMRSELDRFEKEKVEDFKSGVETFLESAVEAQKELIEKWETFLMQLDAEDDESVFYRPPVYQQQQQKGGDTAVDRARARIDEDSD is encoded by the exons ATGGACGTCGAAGAGTCGCCTTGGGCCGATTCATCACAGGCTTCGCAACAGGCGTCACAGCCTGAAGCCTCGGCCTCCGCTTCGCAATCTACCCCAGCTCCCGCTTCCTCATCCGCCCCTCGTCCGTCGAGAGGGCCCCGTCGCCTGGTCGCTCAACCCACACGTCTCGAAGCTGTCGATGATCCTCTTGGTCCCCTCGGCGCCGTCCCCGAAGACAATGGTCCCGCTCAGGATGCCCCTCCGGTGCCTCCGCAAAAGGAGCAGATGGTGATTCGTACCACCATGCCTCAaccgcagcagcagcaacgacGACCTGCGGACCCAAATCAtattgatgatgaggaaaaTGATGGCCCAAAGGCTCCTCGCGCACCTCCGCCTGTCGATGCTGCGCAGCCAAGCGCTGTAAGGAGCAGCAACCAGCCCAGTGTTAGCATTGAGCAGGCTGCCAAGCCTACATTTCAGATTTACGTTGGTGATCCTCACAAAGTTGGCGATTTGACTAGTTCTCATATCGTCTACTCTGTCAGGACCAAG ACCACTTCTAAGGGATACAAGCAACCCGAGTTCGAAGTCAAACGCCGATACCGTGATTTCCTATGGCTCTATAATACTCTCCACGGTAATAACCCTGGCATCGTCGTCCCACCACCCCCAGACAAGCAGGCTGTTGGTCGCTTTGACAGTAACTTTGTTGAAAGCCGCCGAGCCGCTCTCGAGAAAATGCTCAACAAGACCGCGATACACCCCACGCTACAGCACGACCCCGACTTGAAGCTTTTCTTGGAAAGTGAGACCTTTAATGTGGATATTAAGCACAAGGAAAGAAGGGAGCCTATTCCCACTGAGAGCAAAGGTGTACTAGGCTCGTTGGGTATCAATGTTGGAGGCGGCAACAAGTTTGTGGAGCAAGATGACTGGTTCCACGACCGTAAAGTTTATCTTGACGCCCTGGAAAACCAGCTCAAGGGTTTACTCAAAGCAATGGAGACTATGGTTGGACAGCGCAAGATGATGGCCGAGGCAGCCGGTGACTTTTCGGCTTCCCTTCATGCGCTTTCTACTGTGGAGCTATCTCCATCACTATCGGGTCCTCTTGATGCTCTATCTGAACTCCAGCTTACCATTCGAGATGTCTACGATCGTCAGGCCCAGCAGGATGTTTTGACATTTGGAATTATTCTTGAGGAGTACATTCGTCTCATTGGTTCAGTCAAAATGGCATTCAGCCAGCGACAAAAGGCTTTCTATTCATGGCACACTGCTGAATCAGAActgcaaaagaagaaggctactcAGGATAAGCTGCTGAGGCAAGGAAAGAGTCAGCAAGACCGACTCAACCAAATGAGTGCCGAAGTGGGCGAGTCAGAGCGCAAAGTACACCAAGCCAGGCTCCTATTTGAGGATATGGGACGACTGATGAGGAGCGAACTCGACCGAttcgagaaggagaaggtgGAAGATTTCAAGAGCGGAGTTGAGACATTCCTCGAGAGTGCAGTTGAAGCACAAAAGGAG CTTATCGAGAAGTGGGAAACCTTTTTGATGCAACTTGACGCTGAAGACGACGAGTCAGTGTTTTATAGACCACCAGTAtaccagcagcaacagcaaaaagGGGGTGACACTGCTGTCGACCGTGCTCGAGCAAGGATAGACGAAGACTCGGATTAG
- a CDS encoding hypothetical protein (BUSCO:8525at5125), protein MSAPSQTPGAPAPGAYQGPAATPPAPTHTGSTTTGQAGTGTTGPMSNQNLNQIVTDYLLKRGFNRTEEVFRQESKHLGPDGKPIYQLANLGPKKYQKAFGLLREWVENNLDIYKFELSKLLWPVFVYSFLELITHAYTEDAKAFLRDIGPNFQPVHADDLKTLGTITLAQHINENPMTKLYRENKYRIPLNQHASGDLFNFLERESDQGGSVIRQLLATYCQIDSTARGPITPFSFEAVYKRSRNTEVESVDTNEGIPGVNIGLSNQDITDPSTTLKLGPLPMDADLRDDVRAELEDDERRNPPPPGKASLVDEFDQKIKREESADAPSRAELPLPPSRPRDIMLEMQKLRENRDRFRIDGATGGVGVPISACMFTFHNTLGSVASMDFSNDGQLVAAGTTESYIRVWSLDGKALPTMNPHEKDAKFNSRKLIGHSGPVYDVSFSDAASGPPQKLFGDEGKSNPAMDTRPKLLLSASADGQVRLWSLESWSCLCLYKSHDGPVFRTLWGPHGHYFLSGGYDKALRVWMQDHASPQRLLVGHDTAISALTWHPNGLYVFSASDETDKSIRMWSVVSGSCVRVFTGHNDYISAMECAPNGKILASADCAGNIFLWDLAKGTRIKRSRGHGKGGIWSLSFSVESNVLASGGQDGTVRLWDVELPADPQKASQQQAGNDATATGADGTNTGGAVGEGSRVAAATSGQGGGSGTTGTHKKKNKEVMITPDQISAFPTKKTPVMKVKFTRMNLVIVGGCYDPER, encoded by the exons ATGTCTGCTCCATCGCAAACACCGGGTGCCCCTGCGCCGGGCGCATATCAAGGCCCTGCAGCCACTCCTCCAGCTCCCACGCACACAGGTTCAACCACAACCGGACAAGCAGGCACTGGTACAACAGGGCCAATGTCAAACCAAAATCTCAATCAGATA GTCACAGATTATCTACTCAAGCGAGGCTTCAATCGCACAGAAGAAGTATTTCGTCAAGAATCGAAGCATCTTGGCCCCGATGGCAAGCCCATCTACCAACTGGCCAACCTTGGGCCAAAGAAGTACCAAAAAGCTTTTGGCCTCCTTCGTGAATGGGTAGAGAATAACCTTGATATTTACAAG TTTGAACTGTCCAAATTACTTTGGCCAGTCTTTGTCTACTCCTTTCTCGAACTCATCACGCATGCCTATACTGAAGATGCGAAAGCCTTTCTTAGGGATATTGGTCCCAACTTTCAGCCAGTTCATGCAGACGATCTTAAGACGCTTGGTACTATTACACTGGCACAACACATCAATGAGAATCCCATGACAAAGCTGTACCGGGAGAACAAATATCGAATTCCTCTGAACCAACACGCCAGTGGCGATCTTTTCAACTTCCTGGAACGCGAGTCTGACCAAGGTGGTTCTGTCATCCGACAGCTCTTGGCGACATATTGCCAGATTGACTCTACAGCTCGTGGGCCTATCACACCTTTCAGCTTCGAGGCTGTCTATAAACGTTCAAGAAATACGGAAGTCGAGAGCGTGGATACCAATGAAGGTATCCCAGGTGTCAACATCGGGTTGTCCAACCAGGACATTACGGATCCATCTACTACTTTAAAGCTTGGGCCCTTGCCCATGGACGCAGATCTTCGCGACGATGTGCGTGCAGAgcttgaggatgatgagcgAAGAAACCCACCTCCACCTGGGAAAGCATCACTAGTGGACGAATTTGACCAAAAGATAAAGCGAGAGGAGAGTGCCGATGCCCCTAGCAGAGCAGAGCTGCCTCTGCCGCCGTCCAGGCCAAGAGATATTATGCTCGAGATGCAAAAGCTCAGAGAGAACCGCGACAGATTTAGGATTGATGGTGCAACAGGAGGTGTGGGTGTACCCATCAGCGCATGCATGTTTACTTTCCACAACACACTTGGAAG TGTTGCCTCTATGGACTTTTCCAACGACGGGCAGCTGGTGGCAGCCGGCACGACTGAATCTTATATCCGAGTATGGTCACTAGATGGCAAAGCCCTTCCCACTATGAATCCACACGAGAAAGATGCCAAATTCAACAGCCGGAAACTCATCGGACACTCCGGCCCTGTTTACGATGTTTCATTCTCTGATGCCGCGTCAGGACCCCCACAGAAGCTCTTTGGTGACGAAGGCAAGTCAAACCCAGCTATGGACACACGGCCCAAGCTTCTACTATCCGCATCAGCGGATGGCCAGGTTCGTCTATGGTCGTTGGAATCTTGGAGCTGCCTTTGCCTTTACAAGTCTCATGACGGGCCTGTTTTCAGAACACTCTGGGGCCCTCACGGGCACTACTTTCTCAGTGGAGGGTATGACAAGGCTCTCCGTGTATGGATGCAAGATCATGCTTCTCCTCAACGGCTGTTGGTTGGCCATGACACTGCCATCTCGGCGTTAACATGGCACCCCAACGGTCTTTACGTGTTTTCTGCTTCGGATGAGACCGACAAGTCAATTCGTATGTGGTCTGTGGTGAGCGGCTCTTGCGTGCGTGTCTTTACAGGTCACAACGACTACATCAGCGCCATGGAATGCGCGCCAAATGGCAAGATCCTAGCAAGTGCCGATTGTGCAGGTAACATCTTCCTTTGGGACCTTGCTAAAGGAACACGCATCAAGCGGTCACGTGGCCACGGTAAAGGTGGCATCTGGTCGCTGAGCTTTAGTGTTGAATCCAATGTACTTGCGTCTGGTGGTCAAGATGGCACAGTTCGGTTATGGGATGTCGAATTGCCTGCCGATCCACAAAAAGCCAGCCAGCAGCAGGCTGGAAATGACGCGACAGCAACGGGGGCGGATGGCACGAATACTGGAGGCGCCGTTGGTGAGGGTTCCCGCGTTGCAGCTGCTACTTCAGGGCAAGGCGGGGGCAGTGGTACAACCGGAACacataagaaaaagaataaggAGGTCATGATTACCCCCGACCAAATCAGCGCGTTTCCAACAAAAAAGACGCCAGTGATGAAGGTCAAATTTACACGGATGAACTTGGTAATTGTGGGAGGCTGTTACGACCCCGAGCGTTAG
- a CDS encoding hypothetical protein (BUSCO:55175at5125): protein MAKFSVSPATLSPIRTTLTSTSSYSPSRFSLGQVRHATFIPRPRRPYTFTQLVTLSDGSAYTMRTTSPLPIYRAAKDTRNTLLWQPSEKSLKNVELDEAGRLAAFRERYGRAYDASSAEEGGENAEAAEDADGSYADLITGYAPAQGANTMRDSGPKKQAKKRK, encoded by the coding sequence ATGGCCAAATTCTCCGTCTCACCAGCGACCCTGTCGCCTATCCGAACAACGCTcacttcaacatcatcatatTCACCGAGCCGCTTCTCCCTCGGCCAAGTCCGTCATGCGACCTTCATTCCCCGACCTCGTCGACCCTACACATTTACCCAGCTGGTCACGCTGTCCGACGGCTCCGCATACACCATGCGAACTACTTCACCACTGCCCATCTACCGTGCTGCCAAGGACACACGCAACACACTGCTGTGGCAGCCATCCGAAAAGTCACTCAAGAACGTCGAGCTCGATGAGGCTGGTAGATTGGCCGCTTTCCGAGAGCGTTACGGCCGTGCCTACGATGCTTCTAGTGCCGAAGAGGGTGGAGAGAATGCTGAAGCTGCTGAGGATGCGGACGGAAGTTATGCGGATCTTATAACTGGATATGCGCCAGCACAAGGTGCCAACACTATGAGAGACTCAGGTCCTAAGAAGCaggccaagaagagaaagtaA